Proteins found in one Pelobacter seleniigenes DSM 18267 genomic segment:
- a CDS encoding helix-turn-helix transcriptional regulator — MWDVKYYVSVQVLDFIAITENCSFPNQKRASCDFDFPDGNCLKKNLVGALESNRNLLSGGAPITHGWLLVETTVKALKVIEDKSLLVSHCSEVLKKNGQPLLFTPPDWHGPQIVKSVVATATEFGPQFTGIPMILLRVTGKRTRWIRQGLKRTEVVSMPPMFHVHGASYELDSGHGDGEAGMGLRLSLPKSFIQRYLPERSHTFDLQTKFGCVDNKFRRLVILLAQELEMGLRNGPMFAEGLSLTILGLLDQHYGIKSLTLDAPQKMSFKHKAKITELIDASLGSNLTIENMAEALDLSPSYFCALFSATFGAPPHKYVTQKRIDRAAYLLRSEPQKSLAEIATSTGFSSQSHLTGVFKRYMKQTPARYRAY; from the coding sequence TTGTGGGACGTAAAGTACTACGTCTCAGTACAAGTCCTTGATTTTATTGCCATTACGGAAAATTGCTCGTTTCCAAATCAGAAAAGGGCTAGTTGCGATTTTGATTTTCCGGATGGCAACTGTCTGAAAAAAAACTTAGTTGGGGCTTTGGAATCCAATAGAAATCTTCTGTCTGGAGGTGCCCCTATCACTCATGGATGGCTTTTAGTCGAAACGACAGTGAAGGCACTCAAGGTGATTGAAGATAAATCCTTGCTGGTAAGCCATTGCTCAGAGGTTCTGAAAAAAAACGGCCAGCCGCTATTGTTTACTCCGCCTGATTGGCATGGCCCGCAGATTGTTAAATCTGTTGTTGCAACTGCTACAGAGTTTGGACCGCAATTTACTGGAATCCCCATGATTTTGCTCAGGGTGACAGGGAAAAGAACTCGCTGGATCCGGCAGGGACTTAAACGCACTGAAGTGGTCAGTATGCCGCCCATGTTTCATGTTCATGGTGCCAGCTATGAATTGGATAGTGGGCACGGAGACGGTGAGGCGGGGATGGGGTTGCGCCTGAGCCTGCCCAAAAGCTTTATCCAACGTTATTTACCTGAACGGTCCCATACTTTTGATCTGCAAACAAAGTTTGGCTGCGTCGATAACAAGTTCAGAAGGTTGGTTATTTTGTTGGCGCAAGAACTGGAAATGGGCTTACGGAATGGGCCAATGTTTGCAGAAGGACTGTCGCTTACCATTTTGGGGCTGCTGGATCAGCATTATGGTATCAAGAGTTTGACACTGGATGCCCCACAGAAGATGTCATTTAAGCATAAGGCAAAAATTACTGAACTTATCGACGCCTCTCTCGGCTCAAATCTGACAATCGAAAACATGGCCGAAGCATTGGACTTGAGTCCGAGTTATTTCTGTGCACTGTTCAGTGCAACCTTTGGAGCCCCACCTCACAAATATGTTACTCAGAAACGTATTGACCGTGCAGCTTATCTATTGCGTTCCGAACCCCAGAAAAGCCTGGCAGAAATTGCTACCTCAACAGGTTTTTCCAGTCAGTCGCACTTAACGGGTGTCTTTAAACGCTACATGAAGCAAACCCCGGCACGCTACAGAGCTTACTAA
- a CDS encoding MBL fold metallo-hydrolase, which produces MKKIRLWFSLLIVPLCLLLWSCGDDNNTNTKSSATATTQQYGLIVSDPEIIDNGNGQSYVIVDMMTQGGNITVQSDLTASDNIDSVTENLVQGYLVDYVATSSAESYIASVPEDPSKTFNKVLGVSTGTPVFDSMKYGPELSPVNNEAGRMVAAGWVYAKDASSTKTITVGDGRVLTEDISGRALPEPMKRYEETYTVSNSALIYNINTDDYSLSSVSDFASIPVTKDYDYATINRQEAYLVFDKNFTKADAAKVVAIYYFLPQNESDGKPAWDVPTGSQLLADKGTDPVSGKAYVDIVSGKPSSTPYADSTEPFEIVKGFYYIGDNEVAIYLMVADMGTPNDTSDDRLFVFDAGWPSSGYQYWKNIEAMGYDPRNVTDWMLSHGHGDHYGTAVELITMIENAGGSVNVWGPKEDIDGITEDAQGNTWDLAGALPASQTFLREKFQYYTYDTWMDYGNIQIMATPTPGHTTGTASFVFKVKNPDTGEYVSFGYMGGYGFNGLYTPTASNGWKRLNFQLGLAWLAQNIQVDYVSPQHTNQYPIVEVYQALKAYNNNPANAGKQLTMLDALTSTMANDKDGIATEFMNFCEKRYQVATNGISELNNASYSSIENTGPFKPGRENGVLDAQVILKDGGKIVRGFHGAQNVNPLIPLLKDGIVIAKDNYVADEDGYYVQFYIDVVDDYEGYLPDGYHQDELTYATINGDKTLTAIDYVGGPIESLHAAEGTPEVLRTQRLSSLADAQAILNSVQNGGTYYVDLTKASAIIVQDAVANTFTAAKKH; this is translated from the coding sequence ATGAAAAAAATCAGACTGTGGTTTTCTCTATTAATTGTTCCTTTGTGTCTATTGCTTTGGTCGTGTGGCGATGACAATAACACCAACACTAAAAGCAGTGCCACAGCAACAACACAGCAATATGGTCTGATAGTTTCTGATCCGGAAATCATTGATAATGGCAATGGCCAGTCGTATGTCATCGTTGATATGATGACCCAGGGAGGGAACATCACGGTTCAATCCGACCTGACCGCTTCAGATAACATTGACAGCGTTACGGAAAATCTTGTTCAGGGCTATCTGGTTGATTATGTCGCGACATCGTCCGCCGAAAGTTACATTGCCTCAGTTCCAGAAGATCCATCAAAGACCTTTAACAAGGTTCTGGGCGTTTCAACCGGTACACCGGTGTTTGACTCAATGAAGTATGGTCCGGAATTATCGCCAGTCAATAACGAAGCAGGTCGGATGGTTGCTGCTGGCTGGGTTTATGCAAAAGACGCTTCCAGCACCAAAACGATCACGGTTGGTGATGGTCGCGTGCTCACCGAAGATATCAGTGGGCGCGCGTTGCCGGAACCGATGAAGCGATATGAAGAAACCTATACTGTTTCCAATAGCGCCCTCATCTATAATATCAATACTGATGATTACAGTTTGTCGAGTGTATCAGATTTTGCGTCAATTCCTGTAACTAAAGATTATGACTACGCAACAATCAACCGGCAGGAAGCCTACCTGGTTTTTGATAAAAACTTCACCAAAGCAGATGCTGCAAAAGTCGTCGCCATTTATTATTTCCTGCCACAAAACGAATCGGACGGCAAACCTGCCTGGGATGTTCCGACCGGTAGCCAATTGCTGGCCGACAAAGGAACCGATCCCGTTTCTGGGAAAGCTTACGTCGACATCGTCTCAGGTAAACCTTCCTCAACCCCTTATGCTGACAGTACTGAACCTTTTGAAATTGTCAAAGGTTTCTATTATATCGGTGATAATGAGGTAGCCATCTACCTTATGGTTGCTGACATGGGAACCCCGAACGATACTTCAGACGATAGACTGTTTGTGTTTGATGCTGGTTGGCCATCAAGTGGTTATCAATACTGGAAGAATATTGAGGCTATGGGGTACGACCCGCGTAATGTTACCGACTGGATGCTCAGCCATGGTCATGGTGACCATTATGGTACGGCAGTCGAGTTGATTACCATGATTGAGAATGCTGGTGGATCAGTTAATGTCTGGGGTCCAAAGGAAGATATCGACGGGATCACTGAGGATGCTCAAGGCAATACTTGGGATCTTGCTGGGGCATTGCCTGCGTCACAAACATTTCTTCGGGAAAAATTTCAATATTACACTTACGACACCTGGATGGACTATGGCAACATCCAGATCATGGCCACCCCGACCCCCGGACATACCACGGGAACGGCATCATTTGTCTTTAAAGTTAAAAACCCGGACACGGGAGAATATGTTTCCTTTGGCTACATGGGCGGTTACGGTTTCAACGGCCTTTACACCCCGACCGCAAGCAACGGTTGGAAACGCCTGAATTTCCAATTGGGCCTGGCCTGGCTGGCACAGAATATTCAAGTCGATTATGTTTCTCCTCAGCACACCAACCAATATCCCATTGTTGAGGTTTATCAGGCGCTGAAAGCCTACAACAACAATCCGGCTAATGCCGGCAAGCAACTGACTATGCTCGATGCTTTGACCTCGACCATGGCAAACGACAAGGATGGTATCGCTACTGAATTTATGAACTTTTGTGAAAAACGTTATCAGGTAGCAACCAACGGTATCAGTGAGCTAAACAACGCTAGCTACAGCAGTATCGAAAACACCGGTCCATTTAAACCTGGTCGAGAAAATGGGGTTCTTGATGCGCAGGTTATTCTGAAAGATGGTGGCAAAATCGTTCGTGGCTTCCACGGTGCCCAGAATGTCAATCCACTTATTCCTCTGCTTAAAGACGGTATCGTCATTGCCAAGGATAATTATGTAGCAGACGAAGACGGTTACTACGTTCAATTCTATATTGATGTTGTTGATGACTACGAGGGTTACCTGCCGGATGGCTACCATCAAGATGAGCTGACCTATGCAACTATCAATGGTGATAAAACTCTGACTGCTATCGATTATGTCGGTGGGCCAATCGAATCTCTGCATGCGGCAGAAGGGACTCCAGAAGTACTGAGAACCCAACGCCTGAGTTCACTGGCTGATGCTCAGGCCATTCTGAATAGCGTACAGAACGGTGGCACCTATTATGTCGACCTGACCAAGGCCAGTGCAATTATTGTTCAGGATGCTGTCGCAAATACCTTTACGGCGGCAAAGAAACACTAA
- a CDS encoding HD-GYP domain-containing protein: MSQPLDRYSIENALQQMSSILATASLYSIEHNRVGLLLPRFQDTLYSLLHSQQELTFFSIKKDLLYDGKPLPGTPHTQRIASRLQSRNIEFISFRQGINHDEIILFFQVALGVAAVEDLDQQAPHIRYGLIDIQDNNDAPRPIARFEDLTPEELQSLEEFYASLSNKDECDIKETAQIVAGFVAAFQQQANPLLALVPLRMEDEYSFTHSLNVAILNIAQGMSLGLDEDLLRDVGVAGMLHDAGKIFIDKEIIRKPGQLTEEEWNRMRQHPSRGAQYLMSQDGIPKLAILTAFEHHMRYDQTGYPKMPKSWKTNVCSQMTMISDTFDALRTKRSYKEPWDLPKICGLLLDIAGTQLNPYLVMNFLKLLEKMGEDVLLSGISLSEGAPELPEEELANRQVCE, translated from the coding sequence ATGAGTCAACCACTGGATCGCTATTCCATCGAAAATGCACTGCAACAGATGTCGTCCATCCTGGCGACCGCGTCCCTTTATTCCATCGAACATAATCGGGTCGGACTGCTGCTGCCACGATTTCAGGACACCCTGTATTCACTCTTGCACAGCCAGCAGGAACTGACCTTTTTCAGCATCAAAAAAGACCTGCTTTACGACGGCAAGCCGTTGCCAGGGACCCCGCACACCCAACGCATTGCCAGCAGACTGCAGTCCCGGAACATAGAATTCATCAGTTTCCGCCAAGGGATTAACCATGATGAAATCATCTTGTTTTTCCAGGTGGCTCTCGGCGTTGCAGCGGTAGAGGATCTGGACCAGCAGGCACCGCATATTCGCTATGGACTCATCGATATCCAGGACAATAACGATGCGCCACGACCGATCGCGCGGTTCGAAGACCTGACTCCGGAAGAGCTGCAGAGCCTGGAGGAATTTTATGCCAGTCTCAGCAACAAGGATGAGTGCGACATCAAGGAAACCGCACAGATCGTCGCCGGTTTCGTCGCCGCGTTTCAGCAGCAGGCCAATCCTCTGCTGGCCCTGGTGCCCTTGCGCATGGAAGACGAATATTCCTTTACCCATTCCCTGAACGTCGCCATTCTCAACATCGCCCAGGGCATGTCCCTCGGCCTGGACGAAGACCTGCTTCGCGATGTCGGCGTTGCCGGGATGCTGCACGATGCCGGAAAAATTTTCATTGATAAGGAAATCATTCGCAAACCCGGTCAGCTCACCGAAGAAGAATGGAACCGGATGAGACAACACCCGTCCCGTGGCGCACAATACCTGATGAGCCAGGATGGAATCCCCAAACTGGCCATTCTGACCGCTTTTGAACATCACATGCGCTATGACCAGACCGGCTATCCCAAAATGCCTAAATCCTGGAAGACCAATGTCTGCAGTCAAATGACCATGATCTCAGACACCTTTGACGCCCTACGGACCAAGCGATCCTACAAAGAACCCTGGGACCTGCCAAAAATCTGCGGCCTGCTGCTGGATATCGCCGGCACCCAGCTCAACCCTTACCTGGTCATGAATTTCCTGAAGCTGCTGGAAAAAATGGGAGAGGATGTCCTTCTCAGCGGTATCTCCTTAAGTGAAGGAGCACCGGAACTGCCGGAAGAGGAATTGGCGAACCGACAGGTTTGTGAATGA
- a CDS encoding alpha/beta hydrolase family esterase — translation MLNKYISRIICFFPFLAMLFVLNACDSDSNHDKSESLSLVEASVTVGDEQRTFSLYLPSNYDDLYESDARQIPLVFSFHDDGETGQISADNTRWQEIAEENGFVVVFPNAIDGSWNTSRSADGADEVAFTLAIWEYIRSEYTLSSGNPVYLTGIGTGGSVAQQVAMIGSNLSTIQVISAVASIRGTADDAVFNLPTGSEPAGASLPYTSMAVWMMTDNDSLSTAETKQAQYWKGENLNNIAATATGTDISDENFTTTSYQNVDNSLSEVRISTFKSPELTGKELSRTIWNDMFSKVLRFLDDTRVNGSLHPWESIAEMGLIEESKKFSEAAGGTHRWLTYLPSNYGALTANGGKLPLVLSLHGRKGSARWQGMLTQWHVTAEKHGFIAVYPQGTNATWQFDFATELVGPNPDVEYILELLQELESKYAIDTSRVILNGTSMGAYFTNRIAVEYPELFAGIAPCYSGHLLPDMYENYTNYPTIRTDVPIPVWQCRGGDEPDNAYPFGIDSQEAARKFWRVVINGYPEAPDGVEDNATPTETQIDGRKTTKIFNDGSGLAEYRWQVTDYVPHFWPPKDQAEKMWTEMFSKYQRVGTQIIKVQ, via the coding sequence ATGTTGAATAAGTATATTTCAAGGATCATCTGTTTTTTTCCCTTTTTGGCGATGCTGTTTGTACTGAATGCCTGCGACAGCGATAGCAATCATGATAAATCTGAAAGCCTTTCATTAGTGGAAGCTTCCGTTACTGTTGGTGATGAACAGAGGACATTCTCTTTGTATCTGCCTTCAAATTACGATGATCTCTATGAAAGCGATGCCAGACAGATACCTTTAGTTTTTTCGTTTCATGATGACGGAGAGACCGGACAAATTAGCGCCGATAACACCCGCTGGCAGGAAATTGCTGAGGAAAATGGCTTTGTTGTCGTTTTTCCTAATGCGATTGATGGAAGCTGGAATACCAGTCGGTCTGCAGACGGCGCAGATGAAGTGGCTTTCACTTTGGCCATTTGGGAATACATTCGTTCAGAATACACTTTATCGAGTGGAAATCCGGTCTATCTCACCGGAATCGGGACTGGAGGCAGTGTTGCTCAACAAGTTGCAATGATTGGTTCCAATTTAAGCACCATTCAAGTCATTTCAGCAGTGGCCTCAATTCGGGGGACAGCTGACGATGCCGTCTTTAATCTGCCGACAGGCTCAGAACCGGCTGGAGCTTCGCTTCCCTATACATCCATGGCAGTGTGGATGATGACAGATAATGACTCGCTGAGTACAGCAGAAACCAAACAAGCTCAATATTGGAAAGGTGAAAATCTGAACAATATTGCGGCCACTGCAACCGGCACAGATATTAGCGATGAGAATTTCACCACTACTTCTTACCAAAATGTCGACAATTCATTAAGTGAAGTGAGAATTTCAACCTTTAAATCCCCTGAGCTTACCGGAAAAGAATTAAGCCGCACAATTTGGAACGATATGTTTTCGAAAGTTCTACGTTTTCTCGATGATACCCGAGTTAATGGTAGCCTTCATCCTTGGGAATCAATTGCTGAAATGGGACTCATTGAAGAGTCTAAAAAGTTTTCGGAGGCTGCTGGCGGTACTCACCGTTGGTTGACTTACCTTCCTTCGAATTATGGGGCGCTGACAGCTAATGGGGGTAAGTTGCCCCTGGTCCTTTCGCTCCACGGTCGTAAAGGGTCTGCTCGCTGGCAGGGCATGTTGACTCAATGGCACGTTACTGCAGAAAAGCATGGGTTTATAGCTGTTTATCCCCAAGGTACAAATGCAACATGGCAATTCGATTTTGCTACTGAGCTGGTTGGTCCCAATCCTGATGTTGAATATATTCTTGAACTTTTACAAGAGCTTGAAAGCAAATATGCCATAGACACCTCTCGGGTCATCCTAAATGGAACGTCCATGGGGGCTTACTTCACCAATCGGATTGCAGTCGAATATCCGGAATTATTTGCAGGGATTGCGCCTTGCTATTCTGGCCACTTACTTCCCGATATGTACGAAAATTATACCAATTACCCTACTATTCGGACTGATGTTCCCATTCCTGTCTGGCAATGTAGAGGAGGCGATGAGCCAGACAACGCTTACCCATTTGGTATCGATAGCCAGGAAGCAGCCCGTAAGTTTTGGCGTGTTGTTATTAACGGATATCCTGAAGCTCCAGATGGAGTAGAGGATAATGCAACTCCTACTGAAACGCAGATTGATGGGCGCAAAACGACAAAAATCTTTAACGATGGTAGTGGATTGGCAGAGTATCGCTGGCAAGTCACGGACTATGTACCACACTTTTGGCCCCCAAAAGATCAGGCAGAGAAAATGTGGACGGAAATGTTTTCAAAATATCAACGTGTAGGAACTCAAATTATTAAAGTTCAGTAA
- a CDS encoding alpha/beta hydrolase family esterase, whose amino-acid sequence MRKRRLSLAVSLIFMVGAIFMLSGCSDSDKSSDSDIPVVEAQTLLEAADITIDYDDYYGQKIQGYYNFDCVVSDTVTRTAKFYIPENTVFNQPTVFVGVPDNENTWKFLVKSGWKALADEKGLHIVLMEPKDGVWGTDEEEIAYISALNQDVSYRPFFCAFSASFYGIGYGEAADLLQKQSVNNPKSWAAIALMGATGMTASEVISLQETPSKVTGVSLAEAQTPVWIVADEKNPGVSSLIDFYKSANHSQDAQAAADYADEVYLPMEGGSIDDEWCANVVYTSADWTDCVNKTYAESIYTELFEGTYRYPGNANGALRRPGEIFARGFEYFEAQVAGGYYQDGRDVYNREWYVYVPESAQAKINNGEKVPLVFVFHGAGGSGNEIGDRSGWATVAKEKGFIIICPTASHEVSIREVSNITTNEYFRAIWNEGSATETRPSDLKFVEYLYDWMLTNYSIDTTRVYASGQSSGGAMTWACAGQLPDLFTAAAPISMAGTIFVENNPVGTSLVPIDCYMGELDSDFTTDRAVTSIDNFVSLYNTVEKYEDYTFKVKGEERAGTDYTSQTGEEYYGEGNNYFTNYLFNTASRVPMLRFVEVATKTHAIWPSECFDVWSKWFVNYTKDPVTHELYYQGNAVSTAQ is encoded by the coding sequence ATGCGGAAGAGACGTTTATCTTTAGCTGTTTCATTAATATTTATGGTGGGAGCGATATTCATGCTTTCCGGATGTAGTGACAGTGATAAGTCTTCAGATTCTGATATCCCTGTTGTCGAGGCACAAACGCTGCTTGAGGCAGCGGATATAACTATCGATTACGACGATTACTATGGTCAGAAAATTCAGGGCTATTACAACTTCGATTGTGTGGTTTCTGACACCGTTACCCGGACTGCGAAGTTCTACATTCCGGAAAATACGGTATTTAATCAACCAACGGTTTTCGTTGGTGTGCCTGATAATGAAAACACCTGGAAATTCTTGGTTAAGAGCGGCTGGAAAGCTCTGGCTGATGAAAAAGGGTTGCATATCGTATTGATGGAGCCCAAAGACGGTGTCTGGGGAACTGATGAGGAGGAAATTGCCTATATCAGTGCTCTTAACCAGGATGTTTCCTATCGACCTTTCTTCTGTGCCTTTTCCGCCAGCTTCTACGGTATCGGCTACGGGGAAGCAGCCGATTTGCTTCAGAAGCAAAGTGTTAACAATCCCAAAAGCTGGGCAGCAATCGCGCTGATGGGTGCGACCGGTATGACCGCGTCTGAAGTTATTTCCTTGCAAGAAACCCCTTCAAAAGTAACCGGTGTTTCTCTGGCCGAAGCTCAGACTCCGGTCTGGATTGTTGCGGATGAGAAAAACCCTGGCGTCTCCTCACTGATCGATTTTTATAAAAGTGCCAACCACAGCCAGGACGCTCAAGCCGCCGCCGACTACGCCGATGAAGTTTATCTGCCGATGGAAGGCGGGTCCATAGATGATGAGTGGTGCGCCAATGTGGTCTACACCTCTGCTGACTGGACCGATTGCGTTAATAAAACTTATGCAGAAAGCATCTACACTGAGCTTTTCGAAGGAACATATCGTTACCCAGGAAATGCCAATGGTGCCCTGCGTCGTCCCGGTGAAATTTTTGCCCGCGGGTTTGAATATTTTGAAGCCCAGGTTGCCGGTGGTTATTACCAGGATGGCAGAGATGTTTATAATCGTGAGTGGTATGTCTATGTGCCTGAAAGTGCCCAGGCAAAGATAAATAACGGTGAGAAGGTTCCGTTGGTTTTCGTGTTTCACGGTGCCGGTGGTAGCGGTAATGAAATTGGTGATCGCTCTGGCTGGGCAACCGTCGCTAAAGAGAAAGGTTTCATTATTATCTGCCCAACGGCTTCACATGAAGTAAGCATTCGTGAAGTCAGCAACATCACGACCAATGAATATTTCCGCGCTATATGGAACGAAGGCAGCGCAACCGAAACACGTCCGAGTGATCTGAAATTTGTTGAATATCTCTATGATTGGATGCTTACAAATTACAGTATCGATACCACACGGGTTTATGCCAGTGGTCAATCCTCAGGCGGTGCTATGACCTGGGCTTGTGCCGGGCAGTTACCTGATCTGTTTACTGCAGCAGCTCCGATTTCCATGGCTGGGACCATATTCGTAGAAAATAACCCTGTTGGTACCTCTCTGGTTCCTATCGATTGTTACATGGGCGAGTTGGATTCCGACTTCACAACTGACCGCGCTGTCACCAGCATTGATAACTTCGTCAGTCTCTACAATACGGTAGAGAAGTACGAAGACTATACCTTCAAGGTCAAAGGTGAAGAACGCGCAGGAACCGATTATACCTCCCAGACCGGTGAAGAATATTACGGTGAAGGCAATAACTACTTCACTAACTATCTCTTCAATACCGCTTCCCGTGTGCCTATGCTGCGTTTCGTGGAAGTTGCTACCAAGACCCATGCCATCTGGCCTTCTGAATGTTTTGACGTCTGGTCGAAATGGTTTGTTAACTATACGAAAGACCCGGTTACTCATGAGCTTTATTATCAAGGAAATGCCGTCAGTACGGCTCAGTGA
- a CDS encoding HEAT repeat domain-containing protein, producing the protein MKNNHSSRARVADVLHNLFILSKHLSLHDEKNAIVRDATDKLVRQLTECFHQEIIIQVSVAKYSFLFNGEPLSPQNKLFTNFAFCMFQHGIATFSLTPDLTVNELYAFLRLLMGKPSETWDQGGIRACLEQLEITGVQVTEMSREDFNLLEGHKDSRLFEHIQSANEFWQQFARALLAVFAEDIEEEIDSDTISPAELAEKISALLKLGEEDHRNAGREGLSQLVNQSVSAAQSQKVQSEKAATYLKLASFINALDQETRKSILAGVCNLQLLKNNAELFFNGCSDDAILDAFQQVSRHSGHVSPIVMSLISKLAGSRNLASAEELAVVQATREERIKQTKELLLTDQFDKYVPERYQKTLRQILSRQQIPQALNAHLQKLKTDLEDVRIEQQIANIALYILEHSADQTHLTVLHKQLAEAIGFFLASADYRSLVDLCRRFLEGKSADEIATLAHLLPDTFYSQALKDAARLGKNCHPLLNELIGLFGPAFVPHLLEEVNIEADRAARLLFLNNLRKIGTSVDNISALISPHLADRRWYVVRNMLFLLGSLGNKDDLPQIRPFREHKHQRVRQEALKTCLLLKDVSSLKQLEKNLSSANHEDVLYAISLLGLVHIPELINKLLTLLKEEKLFKFDFEIKKAVVHSLGKHREKRALAIFAKLLKNKKLLHARTNNQLKLEIVKALQNYPAEQAMPLLKQQLEEGTGDAKLQAKQVMQKLSGRSEA; encoded by the coding sequence ATGAAAAACAATCACTCATCCCGTGCGCGAGTCGCCGATGTTCTGCACAATCTCTTCATATTGAGCAAACACCTGAGCCTCCACGACGAGAAGAATGCCATTGTCCGGGATGCGACAGACAAGCTGGTGAGACAACTGACGGAATGCTTCCACCAGGAAATCATCATTCAGGTCAGCGTGGCAAAGTACAGTTTCCTGTTCAACGGGGAACCGTTGAGCCCGCAGAACAAGCTCTTTACCAACTTTGCTTTTTGCATGTTTCAGCACGGCATCGCCACCTTCAGCCTGACTCCGGACCTGACGGTCAACGAACTCTACGCGTTCCTGCGCCTGCTCATGGGAAAACCCTCCGAAACCTGGGATCAAGGCGGTATTCGCGCCTGCTTGGAGCAGCTCGAAATCACCGGGGTGCAGGTCACGGAAATGTCCCGCGAGGATTTCAATCTTCTGGAAGGGCATAAAGACAGCCGGTTGTTTGAACATATCCAATCAGCAAACGAATTCTGGCAGCAATTTGCCCGGGCACTGTTGGCCGTGTTTGCAGAGGACATTGAGGAAGAGATTGACAGCGACACGATCTCTCCAGCCGAGTTGGCGGAAAAAATATCCGCCCTGCTCAAGCTGGGCGAGGAGGACCATCGCAATGCTGGACGAGAAGGCCTGTCGCAGCTTGTGAATCAATCGGTCAGCGCCGCCCAGTCGCAAAAGGTTCAGAGCGAAAAAGCCGCGACCTACCTGAAACTGGCCAGCTTTATCAATGCCCTTGATCAAGAGACCAGGAAGAGCATCCTAGCCGGGGTCTGCAATCTGCAGCTGCTGAAAAACAATGCCGAATTGTTCTTCAACGGCTGCTCAGATGATGCGATTCTGGACGCCTTCCAGCAGGTTTCCCGGCATAGCGGCCATGTCTCACCGATCGTCATGTCGCTTATTTCAAAACTCGCCGGTTCCAGGAATCTGGCATCAGCAGAGGAACTAGCCGTTGTCCAGGCAACCCGTGAAGAACGGATCAAACAGACCAAAGAACTCCTTCTTACCGACCAGTTCGATAAATACGTCCCTGAACGCTACCAGAAGACGCTCCGGCAGATCCTTTCCAGGCAACAGATTCCGCAGGCGCTGAATGCGCATCTGCAAAAGCTGAAAACAGATCTGGAAGACGTCCGGATTGAGCAACAGATTGCAAATATAGCATTATACATTCTCGAGCACAGCGCGGATCAGACGCACCTGACCGTGCTGCACAAACAGCTGGCAGAAGCCATCGGTTTTTTCCTTGCCTCAGCCGATTATCGCAGTCTGGTTGATCTGTGCCGGCGTTTTTTGGAAGGCAAAAGCGCAGACGAAATCGCCACGCTGGCCCACCTGCTTCCGGACACTTTCTACTCTCAGGCCCTTAAAGACGCAGCACGGTTAGGAAAAAATTGCCACCCGCTGCTCAATGAACTGATCGGCCTGTTCGGACCGGCATTCGTCCCTCATCTGCTGGAAGAAGTGAACATTGAGGCAGACCGGGCCGCGCGTTTGCTGTTCCTGAACAACCTGCGCAAGATCGGGACATCCGTTGACAACATCTCGGCATTGATCAGCCCTCACCTTGCTGACCGGCGCTGGTATGTCGTTCGCAACATGCTGTTTCTGCTGGGAAGCCTGGGCAACAAGGACGACCTGCCGCAAATCAGGCCCTTTCGTGAGCACAAGCATCAACGGGTGCGCCAGGAGGCGCTAAAAACCTGTCTGTTACTCAAAGATGTGTCTTCCCTGAAACAGCTTGAAAAAAACCTGTCTTCTGCAAATCACGAGGACGTCCTGTACGCCATTTCTCTGCTTGGACTGGTTCATATACCGGAACTGATTAACAAATTGCTGACATTACTCAAGGAGGAAAAACTCTTTAAATTTGATTTTGAAATCAAAAAGGCCGTGGTTCACAGTCTCGGCAAACACCGGGAAAAGCGCGCCCTGGCAATTTTTGCCAAACTCCTTAAAAATAAAAAACTTTTGCATGCCCGGACCAACAATCAACTGAAACTGGAAATCGTCAAAGCCCTGCAAAATTATCCCGCCGAGCAGGCCATGCCATTATTGAAGCAACAGCTAGAGGAAGGAACTGGAGACGCAAAATTGCAGGCGAAACAGGTCATGCAAAAGCTGTCGGGACGGAGTGAAGCATGA